A segment of the Synechococcus sp. MEDNS5 genome:
GCATGGGCCTGGAGCTGGCCCAGGGCTTAGCCGAACGAGGAGTTGTCCGTCTGGTGAAGGCAGCCGCTGGCGTCTCCCCCTAAATTCCGTTCGCTGAGATTCCGCCATGCCCGCACGTTCACGTATACGTCACCACGCACTGGCTACGGGCTCAGCCCTGGCGCTCACTCTGCTGAACTGTTTTCAACCTCTTCACGCCGCTGAAGATATCGCTTTAGTGAGCGGTGCCTTCATCCGATCCATCAGCGTGGCCGATCTCGCCTACCTAGCTGAAACCGGCGAGGCCCGGGGTTTGCTCTCTGATCTTCTGCGTCTTGGCAAACAAGATCCAGAAAACGTGGCCAAATTGCTGAATCAGGAATTGGATCTTCCGCTGGTGCTCACCAGCCGTCTGATGTCCACCAAGATCGGCGATGTCATCCTCAAGCGCGTCGCCAAAATCATTTACCCACTGCGCGTTCCGGAGTCTTCCGTAAGCGTTCCAGCCATTCGTGCTGGAGTGATCAACGGTCTGCAGATCGGTGAGGGTGGCCTGAACATGGTGAAGTTTCTAGAGGCCTATCCCGCGGAGGTGATGGAGATCAATCTTCCTGCTCTCATGGCGGCCATCGAGAAGGCTGAATCCATCGCTGGACTGGTGAAGTTCTTCTCAGACTCGCCGCTCGATGGCCTCAAGCAGAGCGGTCAGTAAACCCGCTGG
Coding sequences within it:
- a CDS encoding alpha/beta hydrolase; the protein is MPARSRIRHHALATGSALALTLLNCFQPLHAAEDIALVSGAFIRSISVADLAYLAETGEARGLLSDLLRLGKQDPENVAKLLNQELDLPLVLTSRLMSTKIGDVILKRVAKIIYPLRVPESSVSVPAIRAGVINGLQIGEGGLNMVKFLEAYPAEVMEINLPALMAAIEKAESIAGLVKFFSDSPLDGLKQSGQ